Genomic window (Balneolaceae bacterium):
TCTCCGACTCCAGGAAGAGAGATGCTCGAAGAGGTGGGCGAAGCCGGTGCGTCCCGCCTCCTCGCGGGCCGAACCCACATGAAAGGTGAGCGCCACAGCCGCCACAGGGTCGGAGCGGTCGGTGTGGAATATCACCTCCAGCCCGTTGTCCAGGGTGAATTTCTCGTAATTAATGCCGAGTTCAGGCGTGGGTTCGCCGGTCGAACAGGAGACGAGCAGCAGGGCGGGCAGCAGCAGGAGGGTGGAGAAAAGGCGTTTCATAGGGAGAAGTCAGGTTCAGTGATGACGGAGGGGTACGGCGTGGACACGGCCGAAGATATGCGTGTCGACGGCATACGCTTGCCGGTTGGAATGGTTCCAAGGTAGGACGGGGGAGGTTGTAAAGCAATCAGCCTTCGTCGTCCGCTTCCCATGGTTCCGATCGCGGCTGACCGGAGGGATAGCTGCCCAGCACCCGAAGCATGCCCGCCCTCAATTCCATCTCATCCAGGGCTTCCCGCACAGGTGTTTCCGCAGCGTTGCCCTCAATGTCCAGGTAAAAACGGTATTTCCAGGGACGGTTGGGACGGGGACGCGATTCCAGTTTGGTCATGTTGATATGTGCATCTCCCAGGACCTGCAGGCATTTCAAAAGTTGTCCCTCCCGATGGTCGGTTTCCAGCAGGAGGGAGGTCTTGGCCGGAATCTGGGGGTCGCAACGGACGGGTTCCGGGGCCACAACGACAAATCTTGTGAAGTTGCCGGACTGGTTGGCCAGATCATGCTTCAGGATGACAAGTCCGTAGCGTTTCGCCGCTTGGGCGCCGGCGACGGCGGCCTGGGATAGATCACCGTCTTCCAGCACCTTCCGTGCGGCCTTGGCGGTATCGATGTACGATTCCACCCTGCAGCGATTCAGTCCACCCAGGAAGCGGCTGCATTGGGCGATGGCCTGCGGATGGGAGATAATGCGCCGAATGCTTTCGAGGGGTACGTCCTGGGGGGCCATGAGGCAGTGGACCACCCTCAGGATCTCCTCTCCCGTTATGTGCAGATTCCCGTTGCCCAGGATATCGTAGGTGTCGTTGATGGAGCCGGCGGTGGTGTTCTCAACCGGCAGGATGGCCACGTCGCACGCCCCCTCCGATACCGCGTCGGCCGCCTCATGAAAGGTATCGTAGCCGTAGCAGGCAACCTCGCCGTATCGCTCGCGGAAATGACGCATGGCCGCCATATGACTGTAGGCGCCGTCGGTACCCTGGTAGGCCACCCTCAGATGCGCGGCCTGCCCCTCCCGGTTCTGGTGATCCAGCAGCGAGTGGTGCTGGTAGCGTACGGAGTGTTCCAGGATCTCCCGGAACAGTTCTTCCGCGAAATGGCGGTCAAGTCCACGTTCCCGGGCCAACTCCGATACCTTGTTGAGGAGCTCGTTCTCGCGTTCGGTGTCCCGAATCTCACGGCTGTTTTCCAGTTTCAGATCGGATACCCGGCGGACCATTTCGTGGCGCTTTGCCAGGGTTTCGATCAGGTTCCGGTCAAGCCGGTCCAGCTGCTTGCGTATGCGTTCCAACTCATTGTTCATGGGATGCCGGTGGGGCTATGTGCTATCATCAGGTCGCTTCGGCGTCTTTTGAAGCACCGCCGCCTTCCAGCAGGGGGTGCCGCCAGGTAAAGGCCAGGGCGAGCACCGCACCGAGGGTGAGAATGCCCGGCGCCAGCAGGGGACTGCTCCCGAACAGGGCGTGTCCCATCGCCTCCCAAAAACCGGCGCTGGGCCGGATTTCTACCTCGAAGAGGTAATTGTGGTACAGATGCTCGTAGACCCCGAATGCTCCGCCTGCCGTGATGAGTACCATTAACAGGCGGTGGCTCTTCAGCAGGGAGGGAGTGGCTCGAAACCAGACCGCGGCCACCGAGGCGAGTCCCGCTCCACAGAGCACAAAGGGCAGCCACTGCATGAGGCTCCCCGTGTGTTCGGAAAAGATCAGCTCCGGGATGGTCCCGGCAAAGACCAGGGCCGAAAGGCCCAGCAGAAATCGCCGGAACCAGGCGATCTCGGAACTTGGACCGGTCGCGGTCATTGCGAGCCGGACTGCAGGAAGTGTTCGGCGGCGGCCATCTGCTCCTCGCTGACGTATTCGGAGAGGGCTTGCAGGAAGGCTTCATTGGATTCAAAGGGGCGTGCGCCGATGAGCGATTCAGCTTCGTCGGCATCCAGTCCTGGAATCTGCATCAGCGTAGCGGCGTCGCTGTCGTTTCGCTGAACAGGCACAAAGACGTAGCCTTCGTAGGTGGCCACCTGTGTGGAATCGACGTACTTGCCGATTTCCTGGCGGAACTGGGAAATGCTGACGTAGGGTCGGTACTCCTCGAATTCATGGATCATGTTCTCACCTACGCCCGGGATGGTACCGAAGTCTTCGCCGGAAGCGGTGTTCAGGTTCAGTTTCTGAGTGGGGGCCCAGGCGGAATCGGCTGAAGCCATCGCTTCGCTGTCGGCAGTCATGGTATCTTCGGCGGCCTGCTGTTCGGAAGAGCTGCCGCTGCAGCCGGCCAGGATGAGCATGCCGGCGGTCAGAAAAATGCCCAGGGTAGAGGATAATATGCGTTTCATTGTCGGTATGGGAGGTTGGATTAGATAAAGAAGGTTCGCCACACACGGTGTGCGGCGTTATTTATAATGATTCTAAATATGCCAACTATTTTTCGGGCAATCCAGTCCGATTTTAAAAAACTGTGAGTTGTCGGCGAATCGAATGAATGTCAACTGTTTCAGAATCGTTTTTCAAACGAAACTGGAGAACAGGTATTCATCCTGCGAGCAAGACAGAGGTGCTGACAGGCAATATGGAAGCGGACCTTCTGATCACGCTGGGCGTGCCCTGTGCTGTGGCGGGGCTGCCGCTGCAGATCACCTTGTGGATCATCATCGTTGCGCTCGCCCCGCTGATCTGGTCCTTCTGAAGGCCCGGCAACCGCTCACATCAATTGATATCGTCTTGTTGCAGCCCTACCCCTATTTTGGACTCTAATTTTTTTATTCGCACTCCGATGTGGCAGGGAATATGGAGGTAAAAAAAATCAATGTCCAAAATAGGGGTAGGGCAGGCAACATCCAGAACTTCAGCGGCTGTCCGGGCCGTTCATACTGTTCCAGTGGGGCGGCTCCACGTCCAGTATATGCTCCACAAAGTAGTCGTAGCGCATGCGCTGTCCCAAATCCCCGCCCGAGGTGTGCCCCCCGTTGGGAATGGGGAAGAATTCAAAGTCCTTGCCGGCCTGGATGAGGGCGTCGGCCACCTGGTAGGTGGAGGCAGGCGGCACGTTGGTATCCTGGTTGCCTACGATCAGCATAAGATCGCCCTGCAGGCGGTGGGCGTTGTCCACGTTGGAGGAGGATGCGTAGTGCGGTCCCACGGGCCAGCCCATCCACTGCTCGTTCCAGGAGATCTTGTCCATACGGTTGTCGTGGCAGCCCGAGGCCGATACGGCCACCTTGTAGAAGTCGGGGTGGAACAGCAGTGCCCCCATGGAGCTCTGTCCCCCGGCCGAGGTGCCGTAGATGCCCACCTTGGAGATGTCATACCAGTCGTACTCCACGGCCGCCGCCTTGTGCCAGAGAATGCGGTCGGGAAAACCGGCATCCTTCAGGTTTTTCCACGCCACACTGTGGAACTCCTTGGAACGGTTGTCGGTGCCCATGCCGTCAATTTGCACCACCACAAAGCCCAGCTCCGCCAGGCTCATCATGTGGGAGTGGGCGTCAAAGCTCTTGGGCACGAAGGAGTCGTGCGGGCCGGCGTAGATGTATTCGATAACGGGGTAGTTTTGGGAGGGGTCGAAGTCCGTCGGACGCACGATCAACCCCCAGATGTCGGTCTCCCCGTCGCGTCCCTTGGCTACAAAAGGCTCGGGCGCCTGCCAGCCAGCTTCGTGAAGAGGACCCAGGTCGCCTTTCTCCAGTTCCATCACCACGCCCTGGTCGGAGGTGCGCCGCAGCACGGCCACGGGCGCCTGGTCCACGCGCGACCAGCGGTCCACATAGTAGCGCATGTCCGACGAATAGTCCACCGTATGGGTCCCGTCGGCCTCGGTGAGGCGTGTGAGTCCGCTTCCGTCAAAGTTGATCCTGTAGGCGTGCAGGTAGTAGGGGTCCCGACCGTCGTCCATGCCGCTGGCCCGGAACCAGATCTGCCGCTTCTCGGTATCCACGGAATCCACTTCGCGTACGACCCAGTCGCCTGAAGTGATCTGATTCTTCACCTGTCCGGTGCGTCCGTCGTAGAGGTAGAGGTGCCGCCAGTTGTCGCGTTCGGAGGCCCATACGATCTCCTCCCCGTTGTCGTCGTAGTGACGCCAGAGGGTGGTATAGTAGGAAAAGAAGGGATTGCCCTTTTCATGGATGAGAGCCCTGGGCTTGCCGGTTTCGGCATCCACTTCGATCACCTTGTAGTTCTGGTGCCCCCTTTCGTTGTACTCAAATCGGAAGGCGCGGCTGTCGGACCACCAATACAGGTCGCCCTGGCTGTAGGCGTTGGGGAAGAGGCTGTTGTCGATGAAAATTTGCTCACGATCGTCCACATGGAAAAGCACGGGCGACTCTGTCTCCAGGACGTCTCCCGGCTTGGTATACTGGTCGGTCCAGTGGCGCGGCTGCAGGCGGTCGGGTGGCGAGCTCTGCAGATAGTGGATGGTGCGGTTGAAACCCGGCACCACGCGGTAGGCGGCCAGCTTTTCGGAATCGGGCGACCAGGCGAAGGAGTCCACCTCGTAATAGTTTCCCTCCGATCCGTCACTGCTGAGCATGACCCGTTCGCCGCCCTCCGCCGGCCGAATGGCCACGTTGTAGTTGTGTACGAAGGCCACCCACTCACCGTCGGGGGAGGTTACCGTCTCCTCGTCTTCATCATCCTCGTCGTCCTGCTGCCACCAGGGCAGGGGCGGCTCCTCGGCCGTGCAGGCATAGTCGTCCAGGGAGCAGGTGTAGAGGGAATCACCGGTCTCAAATTCAATGGATGCTCCATCCTCCCCGTAATCAATTTCCTCGAAGGGCAGGGTCAGCGGACCGTAGGACTCCCCGAGCCGGGAGGAGAGCACCTCGGCCAGGCGCTGGTGGTCGAAGGATCGCGCCCGGCTCTGCTGCGCGGCATTCACCGTCAGGAACTCGTGTCCGCCCTCCACCGATCGGCGGTACCAGAAGCGGTGCGAGTCGCCTATCCACTCCAGTTCATCAATGATGTTCAGAGCCTTGCCTTCGAAATGCTGCTGGAGGGTATCGGCGCGCCGGTAGTCGGCAAGGGTGCCCTGGGCCGGCAGGAGGCCGGGCAGCAGGAGGGTAAGGCAGAAACAAAGAACCGTCAGGCGTTTCATGTTGCGGGGGTTGGGTGCGGGTAAGGTTAATTGTATGGGATCCCATTCTTTTCCCATGTTAAACCATCCCGCAATAAATTATCCTCTTAGCGGTATATAGCTAAAATGCTCCCGTATTGGCAAATCCGCGAACGTATTTTTACAGGTAGGGGAGAGAGCCCGCCTGTCAATGCTGCCGGCATCCCCCTATATTCCGCCCATGGAAGAGATTGAGCAGCAGATGAGCAGCATCCGAAAGGAGCTGGAGGACTCCCCGGACGATCCCGGCCTGTTAAACGAACTGGGCGTGGGGCACCAGCTTCTGGGCGAGTACGAAGAGGCCGAAAAATGCTTCCTGAAGGCCATTGAGGAGGATCCCGGGGAATACACCGCCTACTACAACCTGGCCAATACCTACGTGGAGATGGAGCGCGTCGAGGAGGCCGTCAATCGCTACCTGGACGCCCTCGACCGCAAGGCCGACTTTGTACCGGCCCTCAACAACCTGGCCGATATCTACTGCATGGCGGGCGAGGATGAGCGCGCCCTGGAGCTTTTCGAGTACATCACCAGGCTGAAGCCCAAAGATCCTACCGGCCATTTCAACCTTGGTAATCACCTGCTGCGCATGAACGACACGGTGGAGGCGGGCCGGGCCTACCAGCAGGTGCTGGAGCTGGACGATGCATATTACGAGGCCTGGAACAACATCGGTTTCATCCTCAAGCACCTGGGCAAGTACGAAGAGGCCATTCCCTACTACGAGCGCTGCCTGGAAATCAAGCCCGACTACCGGCCGGCGCTGGACGACATCCGCGAGTGCCGGCGCAAAGTGGGGGAGTAGTGTGACCGGAATGGCTCAGCTGTGAATACAGATCGGGGTCCGTGTATGAACACCCTTCTTCTGAGTTTCGCCGGCAATTTTGTATCTTGGCTTCTACAGTTTGAACCAAAGACAAATATCAATGGCTGATAGCAAGAAAGAGAAATCGGAGGAGACCGCCAAGGAGGCGAAGAAGGAGGCTGAAAAGGGCTACGAACAGCTCATTGACCGCCTTAAAGAAGAGCGGCAGCAGGTGCGCAAGGAAATGGACCGTGACTACAAACGTGCCCGCGGCTACGTCCGCTCCCACCCCGAGGAGGGCGTCCTAATAGCCTTTGCCGGGGGTGTGGCGCTGGGACTGCTCCTGGGCAGGCTTTCCCGATAATCCACGTCCCTTTGGGACATCTGCGCCGGTTGATTAGCCTTCCGGAACGAAACCAACCTGTAAGCACGAATCTAAACCCTTTCTTTGACCATGAGCGTATCAACCACCGTCAATTCCGACCACCTCAACGAACTTTATGAGCGCGTGGATGCGCTCAGGGGGTATCTTTGACTATGATCAGCGAAAAGTACGCATCATAGAGCTGCAGGAGCAGACACAGGTCCCGGGCTTCTGGGACGATCCCGACAGCGCGCGCCAGGTCATGAAAAAGCTGGACCACGAGAAAAATCTTCTGGCGAGCTGGGACCGCCTGGACGAGCTGCGCGACAGCATCGAAGTCTACCGCCAGTTCGCCGACGAGGGCGAGGAGGTTGGCGAGGAGCTGCAGGCCGAGGTACGCAGGCTGGAAAGAGGCCTTGAGGAGCTGGAGCTGCGCAACATGCTGCGGGGAGAGGATGATCACCGCGACGCCATTCTCACCTTCAACCCCGGCGCAGGGGGCACGGAAAGTCAGGACTGGGCCGAGATGCTCTACCGCATGTACACCCGCTGGGCCAATCAGCACGACTACGAGGTTTCCGTGATAGAGTACCAGGAGGGGGAGGTGGCCGGTATCAAGAGTGCCACCGTGCAGGTGGAGGGTGATTCGGCCTACGGCTTTCTCAAGGCCGAAAGCGGCGTGCACCGACTGGTGCGCATCTCGCCCTTCGACAGCAACTCCCGGCGCCATACCTCTTTCTGCTCGGTCTTTGTCTCCCCGGTGGTGGACGACACCATCCAAGTGGACATCAACGACAAGGACGTGGAGCTGCAGCGCTTTCACTCCAGCGGCGCCGGAGGACAGAACGTGAACAAGGTGGAGACGGGCGTGCGCCTGGTCTGGGAGGGCACCCTGTCGGACGGCTCCGAGGAGCGCGTGGTGGCCGAATGCCAGCAGGAGCGCTCGCAGATGCAGAACCGTGAGAAGGCGTGGGTACTGCTGCGTTCGAAGATCTACGAGCTTGAAAAACAGATTAAGGAGCGCGAGAAGCAGAAGCTGGAGGACTCGAAGTCCAAGATCGAATGGGGGTCGCAGATCCGCTCCTACGTATTCCATCCCTACAACATGGTCAAGGACCACCGCACCGATTTTGAAACCTCCAACGTGGAGGCGGTTATGGACGGGGAACTGGACGATTTCATCAAGGAGTTCCTGCTGAGCCTTTCGCAGCACGAATCGGGCGAAAGCTGATGGTACGCATCGGCGTCACCGGGGGGATAGGAAGCGGCAAGAGCACGGTCTGCCGTGTCTGGGAGGAGTTGGGCGCGGAGATCTGCCAGGCCGATGTGGTGGCCAAAGAGCTGATGGTGACCGACCCCGAGGTGGTCCGCGAGATTAAAGAGGCCTTCGGCGATCCCGCCTACGCCGAAGACGGCAGCCTCAATCGCGACTACCTGGCCCGCGAGGCCTTCGAGAAGGGCAGGGTGGAGGAGCTCAACGCCATCGTGCATCCCCGGGTGCCCGCCGCCGTCCGCCGGCGCATCGAAGAGGCCGAAGAGAAGGGCGCTTCCGCTTTTGTCTACGAGGCGGCCCTTCTGCCCGGCAACCGCAGGCCCGAATTTGTGGATTACCTTCTTATGGTCCGCGCCCCCCGCAAGGAGCGCGTGCAACGGGTGGCCGAACGCGACGGCCTGGAGACCGACCAGGTGGAGGCGCGCATCCGAACCCAGCAGGCCTACGAGGAGCTGGAGCACCTGGCCGACCGTGTGATCCGCAACGACGGCACCGAGCAGGATCTGCGCGAGCAGGCCGAGGCGCTCTACCGGGAGTGGGTGGGTTAGGCCTTCACTCTCTCGGCGGATTTGGTTATTCTTCCGCTAAATCAAATACGCACTTTCCAAACGTGATCCGCACCCGATGACCCAGCCGAAGCCCAAGCAGCAACTGGTTACCCTCGAAGAGTACATCATTCAAAGCCAGAACCGCTTTCCCCGGGCCACCGGCGAACTCTCACAGCTGCTGAGGGACATCGGCCTGGCCGCCAAAATCATCTCCCGCGAGGTCAACAAGGCGGGCATCACCAACATCCTGGGCGAATCGGGCAACACCAATGTACACGGGGAGGACGTCAAGAAGCTGGACGAGTTCGCCGACCAGCAGCTCATTTCTGCCCTCAGCCGTTCCGAAATCACCTGCATGGTGATCTCCGAGGAGAACGACGGCATTGTGGACCTGGACAATGAGGGGGGCAAGTATATCGTCTACCTCGACCCGCTGGACGGCTCCTCCAACATCGATGTGAACGTCTCCATCGGGAGCATCTTCTCCATCTATCTGCGCGACAAGGACGACTATCCGCTGGAGGCGGAGGATGCCCTGCAGCCCGGCACCCAGCAGGTGGCCGCGGGCTATGTGCTCTACGGCTCCAGCACCATGATGGCCTACACCACCGGCATGGGCGTGAGCCTGTTTACGCTGGACCCCGGCATAGGGGAGTTCATCCTCTGCGAGGACGACATCAAGATGCCCAAACATGGCACTATCTACAGCGTGAACGAAGGCTACTACCGCTCCTGGCCCGAGGGACTCAAGAAGTACGTGAAATACTGCCAGGAAGTGGAGCCGGATGAGGGGCGCCCCTACTCGGCCCGCTACATCGGCTCCATGGTGGCCGACGTGCACCGCACGCTCATCAAGGGAGGGATTTTTATCTATCCCCACTCCAAGGACTACCCCGACGGGAAACTGCGTCTGATGTACGAATGCAATCCTCTGAGCTTTATCATCGAGCAGGCGGGGGGCATGGCCATCGACGGGGAGGGGCGCATTCTGGAGAAGGTACCCGAGTCGCTGCACCAGCGCACGCCTATCTTTATCGGATCCAGGGCTAATGTGGAGAAGGTCAGGGAATTCCTCAACGGGGGATAACGGGCAAGGGGTACGGCTATCTCGGCTGGAAATGGTTGATTACCACTACTAGCCTAATTCATCCAATCTCATTTTCAACCATTTAGGCCTGCGATAGCCGTACCCCCTTGCCGCGAAGTCCGCGAGCATCCGCCGGATCAGTGTAGGGGTAAGGAGGTGTGAGGCGCAGGCCTGATTCTTTTCAGAGATAGCTGGTAGAGGGATGGATGGCCGGGGACGGAGGCCTAATTCTTTTCCGATGGGATACGGCATAGGATAGGGTCAAACCGGAAAAGAATTCCAGCCGAGTACCCGGCCGTCCATCCCTCCTCAGCCCTCCTCGAACACCACCCGCATCCCTTCCCGGATATCGTGCGACACGCAAAAGCCCCCGTTCACCTCCACCACATAGCGCGCGGGATCCCCGCTGGGAAAGCTATCCTGGGAATAGGGGGTGGTGCTGCGGTGGATGCGTACGATTTCCCCGCTCTCGTTGACAAAGATGATATCGAGGGACAGGGGCGTGTTGGCCATCCAGAAGCTCAAGGGCTCCTGCTGCGGGAAGACGAAGTACATGCCGCGGTCCTCCGGCAGATCGGATACGTTCATCAGGCCTTCGTTGCGCTCCTGCTCCTCGTCGGCCACGGCCACGCGCACCGAGGCCAGGGTGTCAGCCTCCCCGGCGGGGCCGTCCAGGAAGTGGACCTCCCCGGTGTATTCCAGGGAGGCGCTGCGGTCAGAACCGGCGGACTGCTCCGTGTCAGTACTCCTCGTACTGCTCGAAGTCGATTTCGTCCGGCGATCCGAACATGCGCTGATTCCAATTGCCAGGACCGCCGTTATCAGCGCTGATTTCCAAAGTGCGTTCATGCGTAGCTCCGTTGATTTCGAAGGTGAGGGTGTAGGTGCCGGGTCCGATGTAGGAATCTTCTCCGGTCATCAGGTCCCAGCTGTAGCGGTTGAAGCCGTAGTTGGCGGTGTCGTTGATTTCGGCCACCGCGCTGCCTGTGCTGTCGGCTACGGTGATGGTAACCTGGTCGCCTTCGGCGCCCTCGTTGCCCACCCAGTACATCCATTCGGTGGAGGGCATCTCAGGAGGCTCATAGCCGACGTCCTGCTCGCCCCAGTCGCCGTCGTGCTCCACCGATTCGGGCTCGAAGACAAAGATCTCATCCTCGAGATGTTCGCTTACGGTATGAATGGGCTCCACGTCGGATACGTAGATGCTGCGTCCGTGGGTACCGACCACAAGGTCCAGGTCACGAGGGTGGACCAGCATGTCGTAGGAGGCTGCGTTGGGTATGCCGTTGAGCAGGTGCCACCGCTGTCCGTCGTCAAAGCTCACGAAGGTGCCGTGATCCTGTCCCGCGTAGAGAATGTCGGGCTTCTCAGGGTCCTGCACGATAACGTTTACCACATCCTCGGGCAGGTTGCCGGAGATGTCGGTCCAGCTCTGCCCGTAGTCTTCGGTCTTGTAAAGGTAGGTGACGAACTCGTCGTAGCGGTAGCCGTTGAGGGAGACGTAGGCGGTGCCGGCATCGTGTTCGGAGGCGTGCACCTGGCTGACCCAGCGTCGCTGGGGCAGCTCGTCCGATACCCGCTGCCAGCTTTCCCCGCCGTCGCGCGTCACATGCACCATGCCGTCGTCGCTGCCGGCCCAGATCACCTCGAAATTGACCGGTGATTCGGAGATGGTGGTCAGGGTGGAGTAGGGCACGTTGCCGCTGGGCAGGTTGTGAGTAAGATCGGGACTGATGGTCTCCCAGTTGTTGCCCCGGTCGAAGGGATCAGGTTCACCTTCTGCGAGCCGAAGTAGATGATGTCAGGGTTGTGGTTGGACATCTCGATGGGAGTGTTCCAGTTGTAGCGGTAGCGGTCCTCGCCCAGTTCGTGGGAGGGGGTGATGCTGGCCGTCTGGCCGTCCTCCCCCTGCTCGAGGCGGTAGTAGTTGCCGAACTGGAAGCCGGTATAGATGCGGTCGGAGTTGCGGGGATCCACCGCCACGTGCATGCCGTCGCCTCCAAACAGGCTCTCCCAGTAGTCCTGGTCATCCGGCGATCCCTGGGAGGAGCCGTAGTAGACGCCGTTGTCCTGGAGTCCCCCGTAAATGTTGTAGGGCTCCTCCATGTCCACCTCCACCGAATAGAACTGTCCCACGGAGGAGGTGTTGTGGTGGATAAAGTTGATGCCGCCGTCGTGACTCTCGTAGAGTCCGCCGTCGTTGCCCAGGAACAGGTGCTCCGAATCGTTCGGATTGATCCACATGGCGTGATGGTCCACGTGCACCGGCTGATTCTCGGCAATCTCGAACCAGGTCTGTCCCCCGTCGGTCGATTTGAGAATGGGAACGCCCAGGATGTAGACCACGTCGGGATCGGAGGGGGAGACGCGGATCTCGCCGAAGTAGTAGCCGTAGGTGTTGATGATCCCGGGCAGATCGTAGTTCTGCGTCTTGCTCCACGACATGCCTCCGTCAGTGGACTTGTAGACTTCCGCGCCCGTGATTTCGGTGTCGAAAAGGGCCTCGTTGGCGTCGCCCAGGTAGTCGGAGAGGGCGCGGGGCTCATACTCGCCGTTGCGTACATCTCCCTTTACCGTCTCTGCGGTGTGCTTCTGGGGGAAGCCGTTGCGCCGAAGGTATCCATTGAGCTTTTCGTTGTCCAACGCCAGGAACTCCTCCTCGCTCATCTCCACAAAATCTTCCTGGTAGAGCTGATCATCGTTGCGGTCCTCCCTGGTGCGCGACTCCTTCTGGTTGTCCAGGAAGGCGTAGAGTATGTCGGGGTTGGATTGGCTCACGTCCAGCCCTATGCGTCCCACGTCGGCGTGGCTGGGAAAGCCCTCCATGGCGCGCTGCCAGCTCTCGCCCCCGTCGGTG
Coding sequences:
- a CDS encoding insulinase family protein, which gives rise to MKRLFSTLLLLPALLLVSCSTGEPTPELGINYEKFTLDNGLEVIFHTDRSDPVAAVALTFHVGSAREEAGRTGFAHLFEHLSSWSRRTWGAGDSTASPAV
- a CDS encoding bifunctional chorismate mutase/prephenate dehydratase encodes the protein MNNELERIRKQLDRLDRNLIETLAKRHEMVRRVSDLKLENSREIRDTERENELLNKVSELARERGLDRHFAEELFREILEHSVRYQHHSLLDHQNREGQAAHLRVAYQGTDGAYSHMAAMRHFRERYGEVACYGYDTFHEAADAVSEGACDVAILPVENTTAGSINDTYDILGNGNLHITGEEILRVVHCLMAPQDVPLESIRRIISHPQAIAQCSRFLGGLNRCRVESYIDTAKAARKVLEDGDLSQAAVAGAQAAKRYGLVILKHDLANQSGNFTRFVVVAPEPVRCDPQIPAKTSLLLETDHREGQLLKCLQVLGDAHINMTKLESRPRPNRPWKYRFYLDIEGNAAETPVREALDEMELRAGMLRVLGSYPSGQPRSEPWEADDEG
- the prfB gene encoding peptide chain release factor 2 (programmed frameshift), translating into MSVSTTVNSDHLNELYERVDALRGYLDYDQRKVRIIELQEQTQVPGFWDDPDSARQVMKKLDHEKNLLASWDRLDELRDSIEVYRQFADEGEEVGEELQAEVRRLERGLEELELRNMLRGEDDHRDAILTFNPGAGGTESQDWAEMLYRMYTRWANQHDYEVSVIEYQEGEVAGIKSATVQVEGDSAYGFLKAESGVHRLVRISPFDSNSRRHTSFCSVFVSPVVDDTIQVDINDKDVELQRFHSSGAGGQNVNKVETGVRLVWEGTLSDGSEERVVAECQQERSQMQNREKAWVLLRSKIYELEKQIKEREKQKLEDSKSKIEWGSQIRSYVFHPYNMVKDHRTDFETSNVEAVMDGELDDFIKEFLLSLSQHESGES
- a CDS encoding tetratricopeptide repeat protein encodes the protein MEEIEQQMSSIRKELEDSPDDPGLLNELGVGHQLLGEYEEAEKCFLKAIEEDPGEYTAYYNLANTYVEMERVEEAVNRYLDALDRKADFVPALNNLADIYCMAGEDERALELFEYITRLKPKDPTGHFNLGNHLLRMNDTVEAGRAYQQVLELDDAYYEAWNNIGFILKHLGKYEEAIPYYERCLEIKPDYRPALDDIRECRRKVGE
- a CDS encoding prolyl oligopeptidase family serine peptidase; translated protein: MKRLTVLCFCLTLLLPGLLPAQGTLADYRRADTLQQHFEGKALNIIDELEWIGDSHRFWYRRSVEGGHEFLTVNAAQQSRARSFDHQRLAEVLSSRLGESYGPLTLPFEEIDYGEDGASIEFETGDSLYTCSLDDYACTAEEPPLPWWQQDDEDDEDEETVTSPDGEWVAFVHNYNVAIRPAEGGERVMLSSDGSEGNYYEVDSFAWSPDSEKLAAYRVVPGFNRTIHYLQSSPPDRLQPRHWTDQYTKPGDVLETESPVLFHVDDREQIFIDNSLFPNAYSQGDLYWWSDSRAFRFEYNERGHQNYKVIEVDAETGKPRALIHEKGNPFFSYYTTLWRHYDDNGEEIVWASERDNWRHLYLYDGRTGQVKNQITSGDWVVREVDSVDTEKRQIWFRASGMDDGRDPYYLHAYRINFDGSGLTRLTEADGTHTVDYSSDMRYYVDRWSRVDQAPVAVLRRTSDQGVVMELEKGDLGPLHEAGWQAPEPFVAKGRDGETDIWGLIVRPTDFDPSQNYPVIEYIYAGPHDSFVPKSFDAHSHMMSLAELGFVVVQIDGMGTDNRSKEFHSVAWKNLKDAGFPDRILWHKAAAVEYDWYDISKVGIYGTSAGGQSSMGALLFHPDFYKVAVSASGCHDNRMDKISWNEQWMGWPVGPHYASSSNVDNAHRLQGDLMLIVGNQDTNVPPASTYQVADALIQAGKDFEFFPIPNGGHTSGGDLGQRMRYDYFVEHILDVEPPHWNSMNGPDSR
- the fbp gene encoding class 1 fructose-bisphosphatase, coding for MTQPKPKQQLVTLEEYIIQSQNRFPRATGELSQLLRDIGLAAKIISREVNKAGITNILGESGNTNVHGEDVKKLDEFADQQLISALSRSEITCMVISEENDGIVDLDNEGGKYIVYLDPLDGSSNIDVNVSIGSIFSIYLRDKDDYPLEAEDALQPGTQQVAAGYVLYGSSTMMAYTTGMGVSLFTLDPGIGEFILCEDDIKMPKHGTIYSVNEGYYRSWPEGLKKYVKYCQEVEPDEGRPYSARYIGSMVADVHRTLIKGGIFIYPHSKDYPDGKLRLMYECNPLSFIIEQAGGMAIDGEGRILEKVPESLHQRTPIFIGSRANVEKVREFLNGG
- the coaE gene encoding dephospho-CoA kinase (Dephospho-CoA kinase (CoaE) performs the final step in coenzyme A biosynthesis.) is translated as MVRIGVTGGIGSGKSTVCRVWEELGAEICQADVVAKELMVTDPEVVREIKEAFGDPAYAEDGSLNRDYLAREAFEKGRVEELNAIVHPRVPAAVRRRIEEAEEKGASAFVYEAALLPGNRRPEFVDYLLMVRAPRKERVQRVAERDGLETDQVEARIRTQQAYEELEHLADRVIRNDGTEQDLREQAEALYREWVG
- a CDS encoding DUF192 domain-containing protein, producing the protein MNALWKSALITAVLAIGISACSDRRTKSTSSSTRSTDTEQSAGSDRSASLEYTGEVHFLDGPAGEADTLASVRVAVADEEQERNEGLMNVSDLPEDRGMYFVFPQQEPLSFWMANTPLSLDIIFVNESGEIVRIHRSTTPYSQDSFPSGDPARYVVEVNGGFCVSHDIREGMRVVFEEG